In the Streptomyces sp. BHT-5-2 genome, one interval contains:
- the zwf gene encoding glucose-6-phosphate dehydrogenase: protein MTAVHGANPLRDAADRRLPRIAGPSGLVIFGVTGDLSRKKLMPAVYDLANRGLLPPGFSLIGFARREWQNEDFAQEVYEAVKEHARTPFREEVWQQLVQGCRFVHGDFDDDEAFETLKNTIEELDKAQGTGGNYAFYLSVPPKFFPKVVQQLKKHGLADQKDGSWRRAVIEKPFGHDLKSAQELNQIVHEVFPPNEVFRIDHYLGKETVQNIMALRFANTMFEPLWNRSYVDHVQITMAEDIGIGGRAGYYDGIGAARDVIQNHLLQLLALTAMEEPASFEADALVAEKTKVLGAVRLPKDLGKETVRAQYAEGWQGGEKVVGYLQEDGIDPKSKTDTYAAIKLGIDNRRWAGVPFYLRTGKRLGRRVTEIAVVFQRAPHSPFDHTATEELGQNALVIRVQPDEGVTVRFGSKVPGTSMEVRDVSMDFAYGESFTESSPEAYERLILDVLLGDANLFPRLEEVELSWKILDPIEEFWDKHGKPAQYPAGTWGPVEADEMLARDGRSWRRP from the coding sequence TTGACCGCTGTTCATGGAGCGAATCCGCTCCGTGACGCCGCGGACCGACGGCTCCCGCGTATCGCGGGGCCGTCGGGCCTGGTCATTTTCGGCGTCACGGGCGATTTGTCACGGAAGAAGCTGATGCCCGCGGTGTACGACCTCGCGAACCGAGGTCTGCTGCCGCCGGGCTTCTCGCTGATCGGCTTCGCCCGTCGCGAGTGGCAGAACGAGGACTTCGCGCAGGAGGTGTACGAGGCCGTCAAGGAACACGCCCGTACGCCCTTCCGCGAGGAGGTCTGGCAGCAGCTGGTCCAGGGCTGCCGCTTCGTCCACGGCGACTTCGACGACGACGAGGCGTTCGAGACCCTCAAGAACACCATCGAGGAGCTCGACAAGGCCCAGGGCACCGGCGGCAACTACGCCTTCTACCTCTCGGTGCCGCCGAAGTTCTTCCCCAAGGTCGTCCAGCAGCTCAAGAAGCACGGGCTGGCCGACCAGAAGGACGGCTCCTGGCGCCGCGCGGTCATCGAGAAGCCGTTCGGCCACGACCTGAAGAGCGCGCAGGAGCTCAACCAGATCGTCCACGAGGTCTTCCCGCCCAACGAGGTCTTCCGGATCGACCACTACCTGGGCAAGGAGACGGTCCAGAACATCATGGCGCTGCGGTTCGCCAACACGATGTTCGAGCCGCTGTGGAACCGCTCCTACGTCGACCACGTGCAGATCACGATGGCCGAGGACATCGGCATCGGCGGCCGGGCCGGCTACTACGACGGCATCGGCGCGGCCCGCGACGTCATCCAGAACCACCTCCTCCAACTGCTCGCGCTGACCGCCATGGAGGAGCCCGCCTCCTTCGAGGCGGACGCGCTGGTGGCCGAGAAGACCAAGGTGCTGGGCGCCGTCCGGCTGCCCAAGGACCTGGGCAAGGAGACCGTCCGGGCGCAGTACGCGGAGGGCTGGCAGGGCGGCGAGAAGGTCGTCGGCTACCTCCAGGAAGACGGCATCGACCCCAAGTCGAAGACCGACACCTACGCGGCCATCAAGCTGGGGATCGACAACCGCCGCTGGGCGGGCGTCCCGTTCTACCTGCGGACCGGCAAGCGCCTGGGCCGTCGGGTCACCGAGATCGCGGTGGTCTTCCAGCGCGCCCCGCACTCCCCCTTCGACCACACCGCCACCGAGGAGCTGGGGCAGAACGCCCTGGTCATCCGCGTCCAGCCGGACGAGGGCGTGACCGTGCGGTTCGGCTCCAAGGTCCCGGGCACCTCCATGGAGGTGCGCGACGTGTCGATGGACTTCGCGTACGGCGAGTCCTTCACGGAGTCCAGCCCCGAGGCGTACGAGCGGCTGATCCTCGACGTGCTGCTCGGCGACGCCAACCTCTTCCCGCGGCTGGAGGAGGTCGAGCTGTCCTGGAAGATCCTCGACCCGATCGAGGAGTTCTGGGACAAGCACGGCAAGCCCGCGCAGTACCCGGCGGGCACCTGGGGCCCCGTCGAGGCGGACGAAATGCTCGCACGAGACGGACGGAGCTGGCGTCGGCCATGA
- the opcA gene encoding glucose-6-phosphate dehydrogenase assembly protein OpcA: protein MKIDLTETTASEINKALVRGRRAVGTPAIGMVLTLVIVTDEENAYDALKAANDASREHPSRTLVVIKRVSRTPRDRAKARLDAEVRVGTDAGTGETVVLRLYGEAIDHAQSVVLPLLLPDAPVVVWWAVNAPLDPAKDPLGALAQRRVTDAYAAEEPIAEVTGRAETYTPGDTDLSWTRITPWRSMLAAALDQSPCQVTSAVVEGEEFNPSCELLGMWLAARLDVPVTRAVSAGPGLTEVRLETTAGTIVLGRPDASLATLAMPGQPDRAVALKRRETSELLAEELRRLDPDDIYAAALKYGVERLQVPGAGAPAADPRPAPADGGSAADAGADGDASARKAAKKAPAKKAAAK from the coding sequence ATGAAGATCGATCTGACGGAAACCACGGCCAGCGAGATCAACAAGGCACTGGTCCGCGGCCGCCGCGCGGTCGGCACCCCGGCCATCGGCATGGTGCTCACCCTCGTCATCGTCACCGACGAGGAGAACGCCTACGACGCGCTGAAGGCCGCCAACGACGCCTCGCGCGAGCACCCCTCGCGCACACTCGTCGTCATCAAGCGGGTCAGCCGGACCCCGCGCGACCGCGCCAAGGCCCGGCTGGACGCCGAGGTGCGGGTGGGCACGGACGCCGGCACCGGCGAGACGGTGGTGCTGCGGCTGTACGGCGAGGCGATCGACCACGCCCAGTCCGTGGTGCTGCCGCTGCTCCTGCCGGACGCCCCGGTCGTGGTCTGGTGGGCCGTCAACGCCCCGCTGGACCCGGCCAAGGACCCGCTCGGCGCGCTGGCCCAGCGCCGGGTGACCGACGCCTACGCCGCCGAGGAGCCCATCGCGGAGGTGACCGGTCGCGCCGAGACCTACACCCCCGGCGACACCGACCTGTCCTGGACGCGGATCACGCCGTGGCGCTCGATGCTGGCGGCGGCGCTCGACCAGTCGCCGTGCCAGGTCACCTCGGCCGTGGTCGAGGGCGAGGAGTTCAACCCCAGCTGCGAGCTGCTCGGCATGTGGCTCGCCGCGCGGCTGGACGTCCCGGTCACCCGCGCCGTCTCGGCCGGCCCCGGGCTCACCGAGGTACGGCTGGAGACCACCGCGGGCACCATCGTCCTGGGCCGCCCGGACGCCTCCCTGGCCACGCTCGCCATGCCCGGTCAGCCGGACCGGGCGGTGGCGCTCAAGCGCCGGGAGACCTCCGAGCTGCTCGCCGAGGAACTGCGCCGGCTCGACCCGGACGACATCTACGCCGCCGCGCTGAAGTACGGCGTGGAGCGTCTCCAGGTGCCGGGCGCCGGGGCGCCCGCCGCGGACCCGCGGCCCGCCCCGGCGGACGGCGGGTCGGCGGCGGACGCCGGGGCGGACGGTGACGCCTCCGCCAGGAAGGCGGCGAAGAAGGCGCCGGCCAAGAAGGCGGCCGCCAAGTGA
- the pgl gene encoding 6-phosphogluconolactonase, which yields MSTPQVVVHRDKELMAKAAAARLITKIVDAQSARGSASVVLTGGRNGNGLLAALAEAPARDAVDWSRLDLWWGDERFLPDGDPERNITQARAALLDSVPLDPARVHAMAPSDGPYGHDADAAAEAYAAELAAAAGPEHYQSAAGTTGARVPAFDVLLLGVGPDTHVASLFPELPAVHEQERTVVGVHGAPKPPPTRISLTLPAIRAAREVWLLAAGEDKANAAAIALSGAGEVQAPAAGARGRSRTLWLLDEAAAAQLPRGLYPPASS from the coding sequence GTGAGCACCCCGCAGGTCGTCGTCCACCGCGACAAGGAGCTGATGGCCAAGGCCGCCGCGGCCCGACTGATCACCAAGATCGTCGATGCCCAGTCGGCCCGGGGCTCGGCCTCCGTCGTGCTGACCGGCGGGCGCAACGGCAACGGGCTGCTCGCGGCCCTGGCCGAGGCGCCCGCCCGGGACGCGGTCGACTGGTCCCGGCTGGACCTGTGGTGGGGTGACGAAAGGTTCCTTCCGGACGGCGACCCCGAGCGCAACATCACCCAGGCCCGCGCGGCGCTGCTGGACAGCGTCCCGCTGGACCCGGCGCGGGTGCACGCGATGGCGCCCTCGGACGGCCCGTACGGCCATGACGCGGACGCCGCCGCCGAGGCGTACGCCGCCGAACTGGCCGCCGCCGCGGGCCCGGAGCACTACCAGTCCGCGGCCGGGACCACCGGCGCCCGGGTACCGGCCTTCGACGTCCTGCTGCTGGGCGTCGGCCCGGACACCCATGTCGCCTCGCTCTTCCCCGAGCTCCCCGCGGTCCACGAGCAGGAGCGGACGGTGGTCGGGGTGCACGGCGCGCCCAAGCCGCCGCCCACCCGGATCTCGCTGACCCTGCCCGCGATCCGCGCGGCACGGGAGGTCTGGCTGCTGGCGGCCGGCGAGGACAAGGCCAACGCCGCGGCCATCGCGCTCTCCGGCGCGGGCGAGGTGCAGGCCCCGGCGGCCGGCGCCCGCGGCCGCAGCCGGACGCTGTGGCTGCTGGACGAGGCGGCCGCCGCCCAGCTGCCGCGCGGTCTCTACCCCCCGGCCTCCTCCTGA
- the pgi gene encoding glucose-6-phosphate isomerase, producing the protein MNAEGRGRLDQMPEWAALSKHREQLGEVHLRELFAKDPGRAGRLTLQVGDLHLDYSKHLVTDETLGLLRELAAATGVVELRDAMFRGQKINFTEDRSVLHTALRAPGSAVVTSDGQNVVPAVQHVLTRMSTFADRVRSGDWKGHTGRRIKTVVNIGIGGSDLGPAMAYEALRAFTHRDMQFRFVSNVDGADLHEAVRDLDPAETLFIIASKTFTTIETITNATSARDWLLAGLGAESGGAVAKHFVALSTNAEKVTEFGIDTDNMFEFWDWVGGRYSYDSAIGLSLMIAIGPERFREMLAGFHLVDEHFRTAPPEENAPLLLGLLGIWYGNFWDAQSHAVLPYSHYLSKFTAYLQQLDMESNGKSVDRRGRPVGWQTGPVVWGTPGTNGQHAYYQLLHQGTKMIPADLLGFARPVEDLQPHLVTQHDLLMANLFAQGQALAFGKTSDEVRAEGVAEELVPHRTFKGNHPTTTILASELSPSVLGQLIALYEHKVFVQGAVWNINSFDQWGVELGKVLAKRVEPALTEGAEVPGLDASTAGLVAKYRELRGR; encoded by the coding sequence ATGAACGCAGAAGGCCGCGGCAGGCTCGACCAGATGCCCGAGTGGGCGGCGTTGAGCAAGCACCGTGAGCAGCTGGGGGAGGTGCACCTGCGCGAGCTGTTCGCCAAGGACCCCGGCCGCGCCGGGCGCCTCACCCTCCAGGTCGGCGATCTGCACCTGGACTACTCCAAGCACCTGGTCACCGACGAGACGCTGGGGCTGCTCCGCGAACTCGCCGCGGCGACCGGCGTGGTCGAGCTGCGGGACGCGATGTTCCGCGGCCAGAAGATCAATTTCACCGAGGACCGCTCCGTGCTGCACACCGCGCTGCGCGCCCCCGGTTCGGCGGTCGTCACCAGCGACGGGCAGAACGTCGTCCCCGCCGTGCAGCACGTCCTGACGCGGATGAGCACCTTCGCCGACCGGGTCCGCTCCGGCGACTGGAAGGGCCACACCGGCCGGCGGATCAAAACGGTCGTCAACATCGGTATCGGCGGCTCGGATCTGGGCCCCGCGATGGCGTACGAGGCGCTGCGCGCCTTCACCCACCGGGACATGCAGTTCCGCTTCGTCTCCAACGTGGACGGCGCCGACCTCCACGAGGCGGTCCGCGACCTGGACCCGGCCGAGACGCTGTTCATCATCGCCTCGAAGACCTTCACCACCATCGAGACGATCACCAACGCCACCTCCGCCCGCGACTGGCTGCTGGCCGGCCTGGGGGCCGAGAGCGGGGGAGCGGTCGCCAAGCACTTCGTGGCGCTGTCGACCAACGCCGAGAAGGTCACCGAGTTCGGCATCGACACCGACAACATGTTCGAGTTCTGGGACTGGGTCGGCGGCCGCTACTCCTACGACTCCGCCATCGGCCTCTCGCTGATGATCGCGATCGGCCCGGAGCGGTTCCGCGAGATGCTGGCCGGCTTCCACCTCGTCGACGAGCACTTCCGCACCGCCCCGCCGGAGGAGAACGCCCCGCTGCTGCTGGGCCTGCTGGGCATCTGGTACGGCAACTTCTGGGACGCCCAGTCGCACGCCGTGCTGCCCTACAGCCACTACCTCTCCAAGTTCACCGCCTATCTCCAGCAGTTGGACATGGAGTCCAACGGCAAGTCCGTGGACCGCCGGGGCCGGCCGGTCGGCTGGCAGACCGGCCCGGTGGTCTGGGGCACCCCCGGCACCAACGGCCAGCACGCCTACTACCAGCTGCTCCACCAGGGCACCAAGATGATCCCGGCCGATCTGCTCGGCTTCGCCCGGCCGGTCGAGGACCTCCAGCCGCACCTGGTCACCCAGCACGATCTGCTGATGGCCAATCTCTTCGCGCAGGGCCAGGCGCTGGCGTTCGGCAAGACCTCGGACGAGGTGCGCGCCGAGGGCGTCGCGGAGGAGCTGGTGCCGCACCGCACCTTCAAGGGCAACCACCCCACCACCACGATCCTGGCGTCGGAGCTCAGCCCGTCGGTGCTGGGCCAGTTGATCGCGCTCTACGAGCACAAGGTGTTCGTCCAGGGCGCGGTGTGGAACATCAACTCCTTCGACCAGTGGGGCGTCGAGCTGGGCAAGGTCCTGGCCAAGCGCGTCGAGCCGGCGCTCACCGAGGGCGCGGAGGTGCCGGGCCTGGACGCCTCCACGGCCGGCCTGGTCGCCAAGTACCGCGAGCTGCGCGGGCGTTGA
- a CDS encoding MFS transporter codes for MARTAAEAGGAAGVGAFVRRGGFGRLWSAAAVSRFGDVLRGTALPLLAHALTSDPLLIALVTACGFAPWLLFGLLGGAIADQVDQRRAMWAVDVLRGLLMGGFTLAVAAGAACIGLLLALSIALTTLQTLFDNAATALLPTVVPRESLTSANARLMTGQEVVGRFVGGPVAPLLIGVGAALPFAVDAATYLIAAALVASLRTGAPPRPPAPSGGTLRREIAEGIRALWGDRALRGLCLSVALANVGMGALIAELVVVVKDWLGAGDFGYVAVTTGYGAGTVLGGLLVGHVVAAVGGRFRTLLVVGVVQTAVLVVFGTVRALWPAALALALFGCAGTVWNVLETTLVQQRAPEAMLGRISAAFRTVSIAGTPAGALLGGAAAVAWGPNSPALVAAVLLGAGAVMLTPLVRAGDGTSSRRGQIPHTTL; via the coding sequence ATGGCGCGGACGGCGGCGGAAGCGGGCGGCGCGGCGGGAGTCGGCGCGTTCGTCCGGCGCGGTGGGTTCGGGCGGCTGTGGAGTGCCGCGGCGGTGTCCCGCTTCGGCGATGTGCTGCGCGGCACCGCCCTCCCGCTGCTCGCCCACGCTTTGACGTCCGATCCGCTGCTGATCGCGCTGGTCACCGCCTGCGGCTTCGCGCCGTGGCTGCTCTTCGGGCTGCTCGGCGGTGCGATTGCCGACCAGGTGGACCAGCGGCGCGCGATGTGGGCGGTCGATGTCCTGCGCGGGCTGCTGATGGGCGGCTTCACGCTGGCCGTGGCGGCCGGTGCGGCCTGCATCGGGCTGCTGCTGGCGCTGTCCATCGCGCTCACCACCCTCCAGACGCTCTTCGACAACGCCGCCACGGCCCTGCTGCCCACGGTGGTGCCCAGGGAGTCGCTGACCTCCGCCAACGCCCGTCTGATGACCGGCCAGGAGGTCGTCGGCCGGTTCGTCGGGGGACCGGTGGCGCCGCTGCTCATCGGGGTGGGCGCGGCGCTGCCCTTCGCGGTCGACGCGGCGACGTACCTGATCGCCGCGGCCCTGGTGGCCTCGCTGCGCACCGGCGCACCGCCCCGGCCGCCGGCCCCCTCCGGGGGCACCCTGCGGAGGGAAATCGCCGAGGGCATAAGGGCGTTGTGGGGTGACCGGGCGCTGCGGGGGCTCTGCCTGTCGGTGGCGCTGGCCAACGTCGGCATGGGCGCGCTGATCGCGGAGCTGGTCGTGGTCGTCAAGGACTGGCTGGGCGCCGGGGACTTCGGCTATGTCGCGGTGACGACGGGGTACGGCGCCGGCACGGTCCTCGGCGGGCTGCTGGTCGGCCACGTCGTCGCCGCGGTCGGCGGCCGGTTCCGCACCCTGCTGGTCGTCGGCGTGGTACAGACCGCGGTGCTGGTGGTGTTCGGCACGGTGCGGGCACTGTGGCCCGCGGCCCTGGCGCTGGCCCTGTTCGGCTGCGCCGGCACGGTGTGGAACGTCCTGGAGACCACGCTGGTGCAGCAGCGCGCCCCCGAGGCGATGCTGGGCCGGATCAGTGCCGCCTTCCGCACGGTCTCGATCGCGGGCACACCGGCGGGCGCGCTGCTGGGCGGTGCCGCGGCGGTGGCCTGGGGGCCCAACTCCCCGGCGCTGGTGGCGGCCGTGCTGCTGGGGGCGGGTGCGGTGATGCTGACACCGCTTGTCCGGGCCGGCGACGGCACCTCGTCCCGCAGGGGACAGATACCTCATACCACGCTCTGA
- a CDS encoding RNA polymerase-binding protein RbpA, translating to MASGNAIRGSRVGAGPMGEAERGESAPRIRISFWCSNGHETQPSFAGDAQVPDTWDCPRCGFPAGKDRDSPPDPPRTEPYKTHLAYVRERRSDADGEAILAEALAKLRGEI from the coding sequence GTGGCAAGTGGCAACGCGATCCGAGGAAGTCGGGTCGGGGCGGGGCCGATGGGGGAGGCCGAGCGCGGCGAGTCCGCGCCGCGCATCCGCATCTCCTTCTGGTGCTCCAACGGGCACGAGACGCAGCCCAGCTTCGCCGGCGATGCCCAGGTGCCGGACACCTGGGACTGCCCCCGCTGTGGTTTCCCGGCCGGCAAGGACCGGGACAGCCCGCCGGACCCGCCGCGCACCGAGCCGTACAAGACGCACCTCGCCTACGTTCGGGAGCGCCGCAGCGACGCCGACGGCGAGGCGATCCTGGCCGAGGCGCTCGCCAAGCTCCGCGGCGAGATCTGA
- the secG gene encoding preprotein translocase subunit SecG: MVIGFSIALIVFSVLLMMLVLMHKGKGGGLSDMFGGGMQSSVGGSSVAERNLDRITIVIGLLWFACIVVLGILVKLGS; encoded by the coding sequence GTGGTCATCGGGTTCTCGATCGCCCTCATCGTCTTCAGCGTGCTGCTGATGATGTTGGTGCTCATGCACAAGGGGAAGGGCGGCGGTCTGTCCGACATGTTCGGCGGCGGCATGCAGTCCTCGGTCGGCGGCTCCTCCGTCGCCGAGCGGAACCTCGACCGCATCACCATCGTGATCGGTCTGCTGTGGTTCGCCTGCATCGTGGTGCTCGGCATCCTGGTCAAGCTCGGCAGCTGA
- the tpiA gene encoding triose-phosphate isomerase yields the protein MSDRTPLMAGNWKMNLNHLEAIAHVQKLAFALNDKDFDQVEVAVLPPFTDLRSVQTLVDGDKLKIKYGAQDLSAQDSGAYTGEISGAMLAKLKCAYVAVGHSERRQYHGEDEEICNAKVKAAFKHGVTPILCVGEGLEVRKAGNHVAHTLAQLDGGLKDVPAEQAETVVIAYEPVWAIGTGEVATPEDAQEVCAAIRGRLAELYSQELADKVRIQYGGSVKSGNVAAIMAQPDVDGALVGGASLDADEFVKIVRFRDQ from the coding sequence GTGAGTGACCGCACCCCGCTGATGGCGGGCAACTGGAAGATGAACCTCAACCACCTCGAGGCCATCGCCCACGTCCAGAAGCTCGCCTTCGCCCTCAACGACAAGGACTTCGACCAGGTGGAGGTCGCGGTCCTGCCGCCCTTCACCGACCTGCGCTCGGTGCAGACCCTCGTCGACGGCGACAAGCTCAAGATCAAGTACGGCGCCCAGGACCTGTCGGCGCAGGACTCCGGCGCCTACACCGGTGAGATCTCCGGCGCCATGCTGGCCAAGCTCAAGTGCGCCTACGTGGCCGTCGGCCACAGCGAGCGCCGCCAGTACCACGGCGAGGACGAGGAGATCTGCAACGCCAAGGTGAAGGCCGCCTTCAAGCACGGCGTGACCCCGATCCTGTGCGTCGGCGAGGGCCTCGAGGTCCGCAAGGCCGGCAACCACGTCGCGCACACCCTCGCCCAGCTCGACGGCGGCCTGAAGGACGTCCCGGCCGAGCAGGCCGAGACCGTCGTGATCGCCTACGAGCCGGTGTGGGCCATCGGCACCGGCGAGGTCGCCACGCCGGAGGACGCGCAGGAGGTCTGCGCGGCCATCCGCGGCCGCCTCGCCGAGCTCTACAGCCAGGAGCTGGCCGACAAGGTCCGCATCCAGTACGGCGGCTCGGTCAAGTCCGGCAACGTCGCGGCGATCATGGCGCAGCCCGACGTGGACGGCGCCCTGGTCGGCGGCGCGTCCCTGGACGCGGACGAATTCGTGAAGATCGTCCGCTTCCGCGATCAGTAG
- a CDS encoding phosphoglycerate kinase, translating to MKTIDDLATEGVAGKRVFVRADLNVPMDGTTITDDGRIRAVAPTIAKLAGLGAKVIVASHLGRPKGAPDPAFSLAPAAERLGEILGQAVAFATDTVGESAASVVAGLADGQVAVLENLRFNAGETSKDDAERGTFADRLAELADLYVGDGFGAVHRKHASVYDLPKRLPHAAGDLIATEVGVLKKLTEDVKRPYTVVLGGAKVSDKLAVIDELLGKADRLLIGGGMAYTFLKAKGYEVGISLLQEDQIPTVTEYMERAAKNGVELVLPVDVLVSADFPDLKTKAPADFETVDADKIPSDKEGLDIGPKSRELFASKIVDAETVFWNGPVGVAEHPDYAGGTTAIAQALLDSTGFTVVGGGDSAAAVRNLGFDESKFGHISTGGGASLEYLEGKTLPGLAALED from the coding sequence ATGAAGACGATCGACGACCTCGCCACGGAAGGCGTCGCAGGCAAGCGGGTCTTCGTCCGCGCCGATCTCAACGTCCCGATGGACGGCACCACCATCACCGACGACGGCCGGATCCGCGCCGTCGCCCCGACGATCGCCAAGCTCGCCGGGCTCGGTGCCAAGGTGATCGTCGCCTCCCACCTGGGCCGTCCCAAGGGTGCGCCGGACCCGGCCTTCTCGCTGGCCCCGGCGGCCGAGCGGCTCGGCGAGATCCTCGGCCAGGCCGTGGCGTTCGCCACCGACACGGTCGGTGAGTCGGCCGCGTCCGTGGTCGCGGGTCTGGCCGACGGTCAGGTGGCCGTCCTGGAGAACCTCCGCTTCAACGCCGGCGAGACCAGCAAGGACGACGCCGAGCGCGGCACCTTCGCCGACCGGCTCGCCGAGCTCGCCGACCTCTACGTCGGCGACGGCTTCGGTGCCGTGCACCGCAAGCACGCCTCCGTCTACGACCTGCCCAAGCGGCTGCCGCACGCCGCCGGCGACCTGATCGCCACCGAGGTCGGCGTCCTGAAGAAGCTCACCGAGGACGTCAAGCGCCCCTACACGGTCGTCCTCGGCGGTGCGAAGGTTTCGGACAAGCTCGCCGTCATCGACGAGCTGCTCGGCAAGGCCGACCGTCTGCTGATCGGCGGCGGCATGGCGTACACCTTCCTCAAGGCCAAGGGCTACGAGGTCGGCATCTCCCTCCTCCAGGAGGACCAGATCCCGACCGTCACCGAGTACATGGAGCGCGCCGCGAAGAACGGCGTCGAGCTCGTGCTGCCCGTGGACGTGCTGGTCTCCGCGGACTTCCCCGACCTCAAGACGAAGGCCCCGGCCGACTTCGAGACGGTCGACGCCGACAAGATCCCCTCCGATAAGGAGGGCCTCGACATCGGCCCCAAGTCCCGTGAGCTGTTCGCCTCCAAGATCGTCGACGCCGAGACCGTCTTCTGGAACGGGCCGGTCGGCGTCGCCGAGCACCCTGACTACGCCGGTGGCACCACCGCCATCGCGCAGGCCCTGCTCGACAGCACGGGCTTCACCGTCGTCGGCGGCGGCGACTCCGCCGCGGCCGTCCGCAACCTGGGCTTCGACGAGTCGAAGTTCGGCCACATTTCGACCGGCGGCGGCGCCAGCCTCGAATACCTCGAAGGCAAGACGCTCCCCGGCCTCGCCGCTCTGGAGGACTGA
- the gap gene encoding type I glyceraldehyde-3-phosphate dehydrogenase, producing the protein MTIRVGINGFGRIGRNYFRALLEQGADIEIVGVNDLTDNATLVHLLKYDTILGRLKQDVSHTDDTITVGDQTFKTMAERDPAKLPWGELGADIVIESTGIFTKREDAAKHLAAGAKKVLISAPAKGEDITIVMGVNQDKYDAANHHVISNASCTTNCVAPMAKVLDESFGIVKGMMTTVHAYTNDQRILDFPHSDLRRARAAAENIIPTSTGAAKATALVLPQLKGKLDGIAMRVPVPTGSVTDLVLELDREVSKDEINAAFQKAAEGQLKGILEYTEDPIVSSDIVNWPASCTFDSSLTMAQGKQVKIVGWYDNEWGYSNRLVDLTTFVGGQL; encoded by the coding sequence GTGACGATCCGCGTAGGCATCAACGGATTCGGCCGCATTGGTCGCAACTACTTCCGCGCGCTCCTGGAGCAGGGTGCGGACATCGAGATCGTCGGTGTCAACGACCTGACCGATAACGCCACCCTGGTCCACCTGCTGAAGTACGACACCATCCTGGGTCGCCTGAAGCAGGACGTCAGCCACACCGACGACACCATCACGGTCGGCGACCAGACCTTCAAGACGATGGCCGAGCGCGACCCCGCCAAGCTCCCCTGGGGCGAGCTGGGCGCCGACATCGTCATCGAGTCGACCGGCATCTTCACCAAGCGCGAGGACGCCGCCAAGCACCTCGCCGCCGGCGCCAAGAAGGTGCTCATCTCCGCGCCCGCCAAGGGCGAGGACATCACCATCGTGATGGGCGTCAACCAGGACAAGTACGACGCGGCCAACCACCACGTCATCTCCAACGCCTCCTGCACCACCAACTGTGTGGCGCCGATGGCGAAGGTCCTCGACGAGAGCTTCGGCATCGTCAAGGGCATGATGACCACGGTCCACGCGTACACCAACGACCAGCGCATCCTGGACTTCCCGCACAGCGACCTGCGCCGTGCCCGGGCCGCCGCGGAGAACATCATCCCGACCTCGACGGGCGCCGCCAAGGCCACCGCCCTGGTCCTCCCGCAGCTCAAGGGCAAGCTGGACGGCATCGCCATGCGCGTCCCGGTCCCCACCGGCTCGGTCACCGACCTCGTCCTGGAACTCGACCGCGAGGTCAGCAAGGACGAGATCAACGCCGCCTTCCAGAAGGCGGCCGAGGGTCAGCTCAAGGGCATCCTGGAGTACACCGAGGACCCGATCGTCTCCTCGGACATCGTCAACTGGCCGGCCTCCTGCACGTTCGACTCCTCCCTTACGATGGCGCAGGGCAAGCAGGTCAAGATCGTCGGCTGGTACGACAACGAGTGGGGCTACTCCAACCGTCTGGTGGACCTCACCACGTTCGTCGGCGGCCAGCTCTGA